From a single Bradyrhizobium sediminis genomic region:
- the rfbA gene encoding glucose-1-phosphate thymidylyltransferase RfbA: MNRKGIILAGGRGTRLYPLTLATSKQLLPIYDKPLIYYSLTTLMLAGIREILIITTPEDISQFKRLLGDGRQWGIELSYAIQEHPGGIAEAFLIGREFLAGNPSALILGDNIFYGDNLRALLRDSARQTRGATVFACWVDDPERYGIIEFDAAHRPLRIVEKPKAPKSNYAVTGLYFYDERVVDVVREMKPSARGELEITDVNQWYLERGELHVERFGRGYAWLDAGTHESLLEASQFIHIVEKRQGLKIACPEEVAFAQGFIDAAQLLRLAGPMEGTAYGQYLVRQAGLLS, encoded by the coding sequence ATGAACCGCAAAGGAATCATTTTGGCGGGGGGCCGGGGGACTCGGCTCTATCCGCTGACCCTGGCGACGTCGAAGCAGCTATTGCCAATCTACGACAAGCCGTTGATCTATTACTCGCTGACCACGCTGATGCTTGCCGGCATCCGCGAGATCTTGATCATCACTACACCGGAAGATATCTCGCAGTTCAAGCGCCTGCTCGGCGACGGAAGACAATGGGGGATTGAGCTGTCCTATGCGATCCAGGAACATCCCGGCGGAATCGCCGAAGCATTCCTGATCGGCAGGGAGTTTCTCGCCGGCAACCCCTCGGCGCTGATCCTCGGCGACAACATTTTCTACGGCGACAATCTGCGCGCCCTGCTGCGCGACTCCGCGCGGCAGACCCGCGGCGCCACCGTATTCGCATGCTGGGTCGACGATCCCGAGCGTTACGGAATTATCGAGTTCGATGCCGCGCATCGCCCGCTACGGATCGTCGAAAAACCGAAGGCGCCAAAGTCGAACTACGCCGTCACGGGCCTGTATTTCTACGACGAGCGCGTTGTCGACGTGGTGCGCGAGATGAAACCCTCGGCGCGCGGCGAACTCGAGATCACCGATGTGAACCAATGGTATCTCGAACGCGGCGAACTTCACGTCGAGCGGTTTGGCCGCGGCTACGCCTGGCTCGATGCCGGCACCCACGAATCGCTGCTCGAGGCCTCGCAGTTCATTCACATCGTCGAGAAGCGTCAGGGCCTGAAGATCGCCTGCCCGGAGGAGGTCGCGTTTGCCCAGGGGTTCATCGATGCCGCGCAGCTTTTGCGGCTTGCCGGGCCGATGGAAGGCACCGCTTACGGGCAATATCTCGTTCGCCAGGCGGGCTTGTTGTCGTGA
- a CDS encoding CaiB/BaiF CoA transferase family protein, whose product MPSPRASQALSRFTVLDLTRVRSGPTCVRQFADWGANVIKIDALMEDAAGEQPGGPRQGSDFQNLHRNKRAMTLNLKDPKGLAVFKRLAEKADVIVENFRPDVKNKLGIDYESVRKINPRIVYGSISGFGQDGPYHKRPGFDQIAQGMGGLMSITGAPGEGPMRVGIPVADLSAGLLCATGILTALLEREVSGEGQWVQTSLLQAQIFMLDFQAARWLMEKEVAKQAGNNHPTSIPTGVFKTADGYINIATTGGRIWERCAQAIGAPELVTNPDYATAPARSKNRDVLNAAIGKLTEKKTTDTWVKELNAAGVPCGPIYSIDQMFEDEQVKHLGIAQDVPNKENRHIRLVGQPFTLSRTPTSMAARPPEFGEQTDEVLAEFGFSAGEIAALRQGKVV is encoded by the coding sequence ATGCCCTCTCCACGCGCCTCGCAGGCCCTGTCCCGCTTCACTGTACTCGATCTTACCCGCGTTCGCTCCGGGCCGACCTGCGTGCGCCAGTTCGCCGACTGGGGCGCCAATGTCATCAAGATCGACGCCCTGATGGAGGACGCCGCCGGCGAACAGCCGGGCGGCCCGCGGCAGGGTTCGGATTTTCAGAATTTGCACCGCAACAAGCGCGCGATGACGCTCAACCTGAAGGATCCGAAGGGCCTCGCGGTATTCAAGCGTTTGGCGGAAAAGGCCGACGTCATCGTCGAGAATTTCCGCCCCGACGTGAAGAACAAGCTCGGTATCGACTATGAGAGCGTGCGGAAAATCAATCCGCGCATCGTCTATGGCAGCATTTCCGGCTTCGGCCAGGATGGTCCCTATCACAAGCGTCCGGGCTTCGATCAGATCGCGCAGGGCATGGGCGGGCTGATGTCGATCACCGGCGCCCCCGGCGAGGGGCCGATGCGGGTAGGCATTCCCGTGGCCGACCTCTCCGCCGGATTGTTGTGCGCGACCGGCATTCTCACGGCGCTCCTGGAGCGCGAGGTGTCCGGCGAAGGCCAGTGGGTGCAGACCTCGCTCTTGCAGGCGCAGATCTTCATGCTGGATTTCCAGGCCGCACGCTGGCTGATGGAAAAGGAAGTCGCAAAGCAGGCCGGCAACAACCATCCGACCAGCATTCCCACCGGCGTGTTCAAGACCGCCGACGGCTACATCAATATCGCTACCACGGGCGGGCGGATCTGGGAGCGCTGTGCGCAGGCGATCGGCGCGCCCGAACTCGTGACCAATCCTGACTATGCCACCGCGCCGGCGCGCTCGAAGAACCGCGATGTGCTCAACGCAGCGATCGGCAAGCTGACCGAGAAGAAGACCACCGACACCTGGGTAAAGGAACTCAACGCCGCCGGCGTGCCCTGCGGGCCAATCTATTCGATCGACCAGATGTTCGAGGACGAGCAGGTCAAGCATCTCGGCATCGCGCAGGACGTGCCCAATAAGGAGAACCGCCACATCCGCCTGGTCGGCCAGCCGTTCACTCTGTCACGCACCCCGACCAGCATGGCGGCGCGGCCGCCGGAATTCGGCGAGCAGACCGACGAGGTGCTGGCCGAATTCGGCTTCAGCGCGGGAGAGATCGCCGCGTTGCGGCAGGGCAAGGTGGTCTGA
- a CDS encoding glycosyltransferase family 2 protein, with amino-acid sequence MPLLSIIIPAYNEAATVAQVIGRVEAAELPDGFSREIIVINDGSTDQTAEALKPFEGRHTVLHTENSGKGGACRRGLALCHGDFIIIQDADLEQNPNDFPQLLKPIMDGAADVVFGSRFMGTYKASSPIMAIHYWINGLFSFTTNMITGFRTTDVWTGYKMYSRKALNVLLPHLRSNGIEFELEVAVLLGKFKMRVVDVPISYVPRWYKEGKKTDWKQGTRSLGKLMEFRLRKIS; translated from the coding sequence ATGCCACTCCTGTCCATCATCATTCCCGCGTACAACGAGGCCGCGACCGTTGCCCAGGTCATTGGCCGAGTCGAGGCTGCCGAATTGCCGGATGGGTTCAGCCGGGAAATCATCGTCATCAATGACGGCTCAACCGATCAAACCGCGGAAGCGCTGAAGCCCTTTGAAGGCCGGCACACCGTTCTACACACCGAAAACTCTGGGAAGGGCGGCGCCTGCCGGCGCGGGCTCGCACTTTGCCATGGAGATTTCATCATCATTCAGGATGCGGACCTGGAGCAAAACCCCAATGATTTTCCGCAACTGCTGAAGCCCATTATGGACGGCGCCGCTGACGTCGTGTTCGGCTCGCGGTTCATGGGAACGTACAAGGCGTCGTCCCCGATCATGGCCATCCACTACTGGATCAACGGGCTGTTCTCGTTCACGACCAACATGATCACCGGCTTTCGCACCACCGACGTCTGGACCGGGTACAAGATGTACTCGCGCAAAGCGCTCAATGTGTTGCTTCCTCATTTGAGGTCGAACGGCATCGAATTCGAACTGGAAGTTGCCGTGCTGCTGGGCAAGTTCAAGATGCGGGTCGTCGATGTGCCGATTTCCTATGTGCCGCGGTGGTACAAGGAAGGCAAGAAAACCGACTGGAAACAGGGGACACGTTCTCTTGGAAAATTGATGGAGTTCAGGCTCCGGAAGATATCCTAG
- a CDS encoding DegT/DnrJ/EryC1/StrS family aminotransferase, translating into MPINVWDYLREYDELRNEILAAVDRVFRSGRLILGQEGVKFEREMAAYLGVAEGVGVNSGTDAIYIALSSLGVKAGDEVITVPNTAVPTVSAIRTLGAKPVFVDVRHEDFLMDVDQVEAAITPRTAAIIPVHLYGQCVDLDPLMAIARRHGLKVMEDCAQSQGALYKNHQSGSVGDASSFSFYPTKVLGAYGDGGMVMSSDEAVIRLARSLRFYGMETVYYSERHGYNSRLDEVQAAILSLKLPRIDGWIERRRAIAARYNEGLAGSGLVLPYENAHSRHTYYVYVVEHPTDRDGVLERLAKRDINCNVSYRWPIHIMRGNADLGYREGQFPVAERKAQRIFSLPMYPHLKDEEVDTVIDALRELV; encoded by the coding sequence ATGCCGATTAACGTTTGGGACTATCTGCGGGAATACGACGAACTGCGGAATGAGATTCTCGCTGCGGTGGATCGGGTGTTCCGGTCCGGGCGGCTGATCCTGGGGCAGGAGGGCGTCAAATTCGAGCGCGAGATGGCAGCCTATCTCGGCGTTGCCGAGGGCGTCGGCGTCAACAGCGGGACCGACGCCATTTACATTGCTCTGTCGTCATTGGGCGTGAAAGCCGGCGATGAAGTGATCACGGTGCCCAATACGGCGGTGCCGACGGTTTCGGCGATCCGCACCCTCGGCGCCAAGCCCGTCTTTGTCGACGTCCGCCACGAGGACTTTCTGATGGACGTCGATCAGGTCGAGGCGGCGATTACGCCGCGCACCGCCGCCATCATCCCCGTCCACTTGTATGGTCAGTGCGTCGATCTTGATCCGCTGATGGCCATTGCCCGTCGCCATGGGCTCAAGGTGATGGAGGATTGTGCGCAGTCGCAGGGCGCGCTCTACAAGAACCACCAGTCAGGCAGTGTCGGCGACGCGTCGTCTTTCTCCTTCTATCCGACCAAGGTGCTCGGCGCCTATGGCGACGGCGGCATGGTCATGAGCAGCGACGAGGCGGTTATCCGCCTGGCGCGCAGCCTCCGCTTTTACGGCATGGAGACCGTGTATTATTCCGAACGGCACGGCTACAATTCGCGGCTCGACGAGGTGCAGGCGGCGATCCTGTCACTGAAACTGCCGCGGATCGATGGCTGGATCGAGCGCCGCCGTGCGATTGCCGCCCGCTACAACGAGGGCCTCGCCGGCAGCGGACTGGTGCTGCCGTACGAGAACGCGCATAGCCGCCATACCTATTATGTCTATGTCGTCGAGCATCCAACCGACCGCGACGGCGTGCTGGAGCGATTGGCCAAGCGCGACATCAACTGCAACGTTTCGTACCGATGGCCGATCCACATCATGCGCGGCAACGCCGATCTCGGCTATCGCGAAGGGCAATTCCCGGTGGCGGAGCGCAAGGCGCAGCGCATTTTCTCGTTGCCGATGTACCCGCATCTGAAGGACGAGGAAGTCGACACGGTGATCGATGCATTGAGGGAACTGGTCTGA
- a CDS encoding NAD-dependent epimerase/dehydratase family protein: MGAVIKSVFITGGSGFIAPHLLRALDPSCTVTLHVRDAAKSASMATSFPGVHVISGPLTESGLAAKIPDDCETVVHLAGAVHGPSVEAVLDSNVTTTRNVLRIMERRHIPRLIFMSTAAVWSDTEGVRLSESMEPNPQTLYGYAKLSAERLIADSLAQGQISSAVVLRCNNTYGPGGFQGAVASFVQRLRRDLPVQIEGDGLQMREPLHVSDTVDVIKKSFAGRPGMNVYSISGPEVVTVLAMAETIAKVLGRKLEIEWKPQNPDRARHIIMNIEKARRELGWVPHTGFEEGCRRYVAAL, from the coding sequence GTGGGGGCTGTTATTAAGAGCGTGTTCATTACGGGAGGCAGCGGATTTATCGCGCCTCATCTGCTTCGTGCCCTGGACCCATCGTGCACCGTCACGTTGCACGTCCGGGACGCAGCCAAGTCTGCATCGATGGCGACGTCATTTCCCGGTGTTCATGTCATCTCCGGGCCGCTCACCGAAAGCGGGCTTGCCGCGAAAATTCCCGACGACTGCGAAACCGTGGTTCATCTGGCCGGCGCGGTGCATGGCCCCAGCGTCGAAGCCGTCCTCGACAGCAACGTTACCACCACGAGGAATGTGCTGCGGATCATGGAGCGACGGCATATTCCGCGTCTTATTTTCATGTCGACGGCAGCGGTATGGTCGGACACAGAGGGGGTCAGGTTGTCCGAATCGATGGAGCCCAATCCGCAAACGCTCTATGGATACGCAAAACTGTCCGCCGAACGGCTGATCGCCGATTCCCTTGCGCAAGGCCAAATATCGTCTGCGGTGGTTTTGCGCTGTAACAACACCTACGGTCCCGGCGGCTTTCAGGGCGCGGTGGCCAGCTTCGTGCAGCGCCTTCGTCGCGATTTACCGGTTCAGATCGAGGGCGACGGTTTGCAGATGAGGGAGCCGCTCCACGTCTCCGATACCGTCGATGTGATCAAGAAATCCTTTGCCGGGCGTCCTGGCATGAATGTCTACTCCATCAGCGGACCTGAAGTCGTAACCGTGCTCGCAATGGCTGAAACCATAGCGAAGGTGCTTGGCCGCAAGCTTGAGATTGAGTGGAAACCGCAAAACCCGGACCGTGCCCGGCACATCATCATGAATATTGAAAAAGCCCGTCGCGAGCTTGGCTGGGTCCCTCATACGGGATTTGAGGAAGGCTGCCGCAGGTACGTCGCAGCGTTGTAA
- a CDS encoding Gfo/Idh/MocA family protein: MRLLILGYSSIVQRRVIPAAAKLQAIDEISIASKSRPEPKEGWPKRGRFFADYDIALRESRSDIVYLSLPNALHERWALAALAAGKHVLVDKPAMTSREACERGVAEARRAKCLLAEATVFGYHPHFGALQQFIEENAPLRLVDAQFVIPPLPIADFRNHRELGGGCLLDMGPYAVALMRIFGGGPPSHLTALAGSRHPETGVDMGFSVQARLANGGIFSGHFSFEGEYQNRLLIVTGSGSVMTERVFSPPADHRIEWRRRVRNVESSLTFEHADVFMGFLEAAVNAISGGDHEPLHRDLLADAECRDRIADALEPMRQQM, translated from the coding sequence ATGCGATTGCTGATCCTTGGATATTCGTCAATCGTGCAACGACGGGTGATACCCGCCGCAGCAAAGCTCCAGGCGATCGACGAAATATCGATTGCAAGCAAGAGCCGTCCGGAGCCGAAGGAGGGATGGCCGAAACGCGGTCGCTTTTTCGCCGATTACGACATTGCGTTGCGGGAAAGCCGCTCGGATATCGTTTACCTTTCGCTGCCGAACGCGTTGCATGAACGCTGGGCCCTGGCGGCGCTCGCTGCCGGCAAGCACGTGCTTGTCGACAAGCCGGCGATGACCAGCCGGGAAGCGTGCGAACGTGGCGTCGCCGAGGCGCGACGCGCCAAATGTCTTCTCGCGGAAGCTACCGTGTTTGGCTATCATCCGCATTTCGGGGCGCTGCAGCAGTTCATCGAAGAAAATGCTCCGCTCAGGCTGGTCGACGCCCAGTTCGTCATCCCGCCGCTGCCGATCGCCGATTTTCGCAACCACCGGGAGCTTGGCGGGGGGTGCCTGCTGGATATGGGCCCCTATGCCGTCGCTCTGATGCGGATATTCGGTGGCGGCCCGCCGTCGCACCTCACGGCATTGGCGGGCAGTCGCCATCCCGAGACCGGCGTCGACATGGGCTTCTCGGTGCAGGCGCGGCTCGCAAATGGCGGCATCTTTTCCGGCCATTTCAGCTTTGAGGGCGAGTATCAAAATCGCTTGCTCATCGTGACGGGTTCAGGCTCTGTGATGACGGAACGCGTGTTCAGCCCACCCGCCGATCACCGGATCGAGTGGCGCCGGCGCGTCCGCAATGTCGAGAGTTCGCTGACGTTCGAGCACGCTGACGTCTTCATGGGTTTTCTGGAGGCGGCGGTGAACGCAATCTCGGGCGGTGACCATGAGCCCCTGCACCGGGATCTTCTCGCTGACGCCGAGTGCCGGGACCGGATCGCCGATGCTCTCGAACCGATGCGCCAACAAATGTGA